Proteins from one Acidiphilium multivorum AIU301 genomic window:
- the glgA gene encoding glycogen synthase GlgA: MRVLSVGSEIYPLVKTGGLADVMGALPAALSSEGITVRSLVPGYPAVTAALDRAESVLRIPDLFGGAAEIRAAAAGRHDLFVLDAPHLYARPGNPYIASNGADWSDNAQRFAALCRAGALLARGAVGGFVPDLLHAHDWQAGLVPAYLHYEGHAAPPCVFTVHNLAFQGWFPAHLLGGLGLPASAFVIDGVEYFGGIGFLKAGLQFADAITTVSPRYATEIATQDGGMGLDGLLRKRGSAVHGILNGLDTATWNPATDEHLAARYDVANLAARAVNKRAVQARMGLAPDPRALLFGVVSRLAGQKGIDLIIEALPVLDALGAQLAVLGTGETGIEASLREAVAARPGRVAAIIGFEESLSHLIQGGADAILVPSRFEPCGLTQLAAQRYGAIPVVSLVGGLVDTVIDANPVAISAGVATGIQFGPVSEAGLSDGLRRAAALFADPDKWSRMQRNAMALDVSWTEPARNYAALYRSLTSR, from the coding sequence ATGCGCGTCCTCTCGGTCGGATCGGAAATCTACCCGCTCGTCAAGACCGGCGGCCTCGCCGACGTGATGGGCGCGCTCCCGGCGGCCCTGTCGTCCGAAGGAATCACGGTGCGGTCGCTGGTGCCGGGCTATCCAGCCGTCACCGCCGCGCTCGATCGCGCGGAATCCGTCCTGCGGATTCCCGACCTCTTCGGCGGTGCAGCGGAGATTCGCGCCGCGGCCGCCGGCAGGCACGATCTCTTCGTGCTGGATGCACCGCATCTCTATGCGCGCCCGGGAAATCCCTACATCGCCTCGAACGGCGCCGATTGGTCCGACAACGCGCAGCGCTTCGCGGCGCTTTGCCGGGCGGGCGCGCTCCTCGCCCGCGGTGCCGTCGGTGGCTTCGTGCCCGATCTGCTCCATGCGCATGATTGGCAGGCCGGTCTCGTGCCCGCCTATCTTCATTATGAAGGTCATGCCGCGCCGCCCTGCGTATTCACCGTTCACAACCTTGCATTTCAGGGCTGGTTTCCTGCCCATCTTCTCGGCGGGCTCGGTCTGCCGGCCAGCGCCTTCGTCATCGACGGTGTGGAATATTTCGGCGGCATCGGCTTCCTCAAGGCCGGTCTGCAATTCGCCGACGCCATCACCACCGTCTCGCCCCGCTATGCCACCGAGATCGCGACGCAGGATGGCGGCATGGGGCTCGACGGGTTGCTTCGCAAGCGTGGCAGCGCAGTGCATGGCATTCTCAATGGCCTCGATACGGCAACGTGGAATCCTGCTACCGATGAACATCTTGCCGCGCGTTATGATGTCGCAAATCTTGCTGCGCGGGCGGTGAACAAGCGCGCAGTACAGGCGCGGATGGGCCTCGCGCCGGATCCGCGCGCGCTGCTGTTCGGCGTGGTCAGCCGCCTGGCCGGGCAGAAGGGGATCGACCTAATCATCGAGGCCCTGCCCGTTCTCGACGCGCTGGGGGCGCAGCTCGCGGTGCTCGGTACTGGCGAAACCGGGATCGAGGCTTCGCTGCGCGAGGCAGTAGCGGCTCGGCCGGGCCGCGTTGCCGCGATCATCGGCTTCGAGGAATCGCTCTCGCATCTCATTCAGGGCGGTGCCGACGCGATTCTCGTGCCGTCACGGTTCGAGCCCTGCGGCCTTACGCAACTGGCGGCCCAGCGCTATGGCGCAATTCCCGTGGTCTCGCTGGTCGGCGGCCTGGTCGACACCGTGATCGACGCCAATCCCGTCGCCATATCCGCCGGTGTCGCCACGGGAATCCAGTTCGGGCCTGTAAGCGAGGCCGGCCTCTCGGACGGCCTCCGACGCGCCGCGGCACTATTTGCGGATCCCGACAAGTGGAGCCGTATGCAGCGCAACGCGATGGCGCTCGACGTTTCCTGGACCGAGCCAGCGCGAAACTATGCGGCTCTCTATCGGTCCCTGACGTCGCGTTAG
- a CDS encoding glycogen/starch/alpha-glucan phosphorylase → MSNVSTRDHSDLPASGRAPGPAVPLALAPIRSVADWRDAILAKLVYALGRDQRTASDRDWFEALALALRDRVVAHALDSDNLTRAAGHKRVYYLSLEFLVGRLLVDTLTNLDMTGLTRAALGELGADFERVRAAEPDAALGNGGLGRLAACFMESAASLAIPTCGYGIRYENGLFRQEIRNGVQVELPEDWLAAGNPWEIRRPERDCDIGFGGHVEQVGDDDGATRCVWHPAELVRAVAHDTPVIGWRARHANRLRLWSARAVAPLRLDAFNAGDYLGAVADDVRARSVSRVLYPSDTTPAGQELRLRQEYFFSAASLHDILRRHLAEGYDLSRLPDMAAIQLNDTHPAIAIAEMMRLLVDRHGTAWNEAWRITCGCFSYTNHTLLPEALETWPVALMERLLPRHMQIIYRLNADHLEAARAKGAASDSLQASLSMIDETQGRRVRMGTLAFVGSHRVNGVSALHTGLMRETVFHDLHVLHPDRITNVTNGITFRRWLFEANPRLTGLLVDVLGDAVLDDPSVLAGLRGLAGDPGLRARLIACRRANKVALSNLVGEQLGIGLDPDALFDVHVKRLHEYKRQLLNILEAVSLWQAIRARPAAGWVPRVKIFAGKAAASYAQARLIIRLINDVASVINSDPVTSDLLKVVFLPNFNVSLAEIIIPAADLSEQISTAGMEASGTGNMKFALNGALTIGTLDGANIEIRDHVRADNIFIFGLTAAEVAVRRLDGWHPEFSIVASPALAGAIEAIGRGTFSPGEDTRFAPIVDELRRTDRFLVTADFDSYAEAQRRVAALWRDRDAWWRAAVLNTAGMGPFSSDRAIGEYAEKIWHVTGLER, encoded by the coding sequence ATGAGTAACGTGTCTACGCGGGATCACTCCGATCTTCCCGCATCCGGCCGCGCGCCGGGCCCTGCCGTTCCGCTGGCGCTCGCTCCCATCCGTTCCGTTGCCGACTGGCGGGACGCAATTCTTGCGAAGCTGGTCTATGCCCTTGGCAGGGACCAACGCACGGCCAGCGATCGCGACTGGTTCGAGGCGCTCGCTCTTGCCCTGCGCGACCGCGTGGTTGCGCACGCCCTCGATTCGGACAATCTCACCCGCGCGGCCGGGCACAAGCGCGTCTATTATCTCTCACTTGAGTTCCTGGTCGGCCGCTTGCTGGTGGACACCCTGACCAATCTCGACATGACCGGCCTGACGCGCGCGGCCCTTGGCGAACTCGGTGCAGATTTCGAGCGCGTCCGAGCCGCCGAGCCCGATGCTGCCCTCGGTAATGGCGGGCTCGGTCGGCTCGCCGCCTGTTTCATGGAGAGTGCGGCCAGTCTTGCGATCCCGACCTGCGGTTATGGAATCCGATACGAGAACGGATTGTTCCGTCAGGAGATCCGCAACGGCGTTCAGGTCGAATTACCGGAAGACTGGCTCGCCGCCGGCAATCCCTGGGAAATCCGCCGGCCGGAGCGGGACTGCGATATCGGCTTCGGTGGCCATGTCGAGCAGGTTGGCGACGATGATGGTGCCACCCGCTGCGTCTGGCATCCCGCCGAGCTCGTGCGTGCCGTTGCCCATGATACGCCGGTCATCGGCTGGCGGGCACGGCATGCGAACCGGCTTCGCCTCTGGTCCGCGCGGGCCGTCGCGCCGCTGCGACTCGACGCCTTCAACGCTGGCGACTACCTCGGCGCCGTCGCCGACGACGTGCGGGCGCGATCAGTCTCGCGTGTCCTCTACCCGTCGGATACGACGCCGGCCGGCCAGGAACTCAGGCTCCGCCAGGAATATTTTTTTTCCGCTGCCTCACTGCACGACATCCTCCGCCGCCATCTCGCCGAAGGCTACGATCTCTCCCGACTGCCGGACATGGCGGCGATCCAGCTCAACGACACCCACCCCGCGATCGCGATCGCCGAGATGATGCGCCTGCTTGTCGACCGGCACGGAACCGCCTGGAATGAAGCCTGGCGCATCACCTGTGGCTGCTTTTCCTACACCAACCACACGCTGCTGCCCGAGGCGTTGGAGACCTGGCCAGTCGCGCTGATGGAGCGTCTGCTGCCGCGACACATGCAGATCATCTACCGACTCAATGCCGACCATCTCGAAGCGGCCCGCGCGAAGGGGGCGGCTTCGGACTCGCTGCAGGCAAGCCTGTCCATGATCGACGAGACCCAGGGCCGCCGCGTGCGTATGGGCACGCTTGCCTTTGTCGGCTCGCACCGTGTCAACGGCGTCTCCGCGCTGCACACCGGCCTGATGCGCGAGACCGTCTTTCACGACCTGCACGTGCTCCATCCCGACCGGATCACCAATGTCACCAACGGAATCACCTTTCGCCGCTGGCTGTTCGAGGCCAATCCGCGACTGACCGGCCTGCTGGTCGATGTGCTTGGCGACGCCGTCCTCGACGATCCCTCGGTCCTTGCCGGTCTGCGCGGGCTGGCCGGCGATCCCGGTCTCCGCGCCCGGCTCATCGCCTGCCGGCGCGCCAACAAGGTGGCGCTCTCGAATCTGGTCGGCGAGCAACTCGGTATCGGCCTGGATCCCGACGCGCTGTTCGATGTCCACGTCAAGCGCCTTCACGAGTATAAACGGCAACTGCTCAACATTCTCGAAGCGGTGTCGCTCTGGCAGGCGATCCGCGCCCGACCCGCGGCGGGGTGGGTGCCGCGTGTGAAGATCTTCGCCGGCAAGGCCGCGGCGAGCTACGCGCAGGCGCGGCTGATCATCAGGCTGATCAACGACGTCGCGAGCGTGATCAATAGCGATCCGGTCACCAGCGACTTGCTCAAGGTCGTATTCCTGCCGAACTTCAATGTCAGTCTCGCGGAGATCATCATTCCCGCCGCAGATCTGTCCGAGCAGATCTCGACGGCCGGCATGGAAGCTTCCGGCACCGGCAACATGAAATTCGCATTGAACGGCGCGCTCACCATCGGCACGCTCGACGGAGCGAATATCGAGATCCGCGATCACGTGCGCGCTGACAATATCTTCATCTTCGGCCTTACCGCAGCAGAGGTTGCTGTGCGCCGGCTCGACGGCTGGCATCCGGAATTCTCGATCGTCGCTTCGCCCGCGCTGGCCGGCGCAATCGAGGCGATCGGTCGCGGCACCTTCTCACCCGGCGAGGATACGCGCTTCGCCCCGATCGTCGACGAGTTGCGCCGTACCGACCGCTTCCTTGTCACCGCCGACTTCGATTCCTATGCCGAGGCCCAGCGCCGCGTCGCCGCGCTATGGCGCGATCGCGACGCCTGGTGGCGTGCCGCGGTGCTCAATACGGCGGGCATGGGGCCGTTTTCGTCCGATCGTGCGATCGGCGAATACGCGGAAAAGATTTGGCATGTAACAGGCTTGGAGAGATGA
- a CDS encoding uroporphyrinogen-III synthase, with translation MTDTGATEPLTVLVTRPEPGGSATAAALRAAGYVPVLAPCLEIEPLPGALPTLVDGIVIASTQALPGLPPALRAVPLFAVGDATAARARAAGFIDVASAAGTARELAALLGERLAPGARLLLACGAGHSMDLAADLRGRGFRVTRRVVYRSRPARQLDAAAQAALEAGEIDRVMVFSPASARRFVTLITEAGLDGALAGAIAVAISPAAAAPLTRLPFRDIRSAVSPDQDHMITILA, from the coding sequence TTGACTGACACCGGTGCGACAGAGCCGCTCACCGTCCTGGTGACGCGCCCCGAACCGGGCGGCAGCGCCACCGCCGCCGCCCTCCGCGCGGCAGGATATGTGCCGGTTCTCGCGCCCTGTCTTGAGATCGAACCATTGCCGGGGGCTTTGCCGACGCTGGTGGATGGAATCGTGATCGCCAGCACCCAGGCGCTGCCCGGCCTGCCACCGGCACTGCGGGCCGTGCCGCTGTTCGCGGTGGGTGATGCCACCGCCGCCCGCGCGCGGGCAGCCGGGTTCATCGACGTCGCGAGTGCCGCCGGAACGGCACGGGAACTGGCGGCGCTGTTGGGTGAGCGGCTCGCTCCCGGCGCACGGCTGCTGCTGGCCTGTGGTGCAGGGCACAGCATGGATCTCGCTGCTGATCTTCGCGGCCGCGGCTTCCGGGTGACACGTCGGGTGGTGTACCGCTCGCGCCCGGCCCGGCAGCTCGACGCGGCAGCCCAGGCGGCGCTGGAGGCAGGCGAAATCGACCGGGTGATGGTATTCTCACCAGCCAGCGCGCGGCGTTTCGTGACCCTCATCACTGAGGCGGGGCTCGACGGGGCGCTGGCCGGGGCGATTGCCGTGGCAATCAGCCCGGCGGCTGCGGCCCCGCTCACGCGCCTGCCCTTCCGCGACATCCGCAGCGCGGTTTCGCCCGATCAGGATCACATGATAACGATACTGGCATGA
- the glgC gene encoding glucose-1-phosphate adenylyltransferase, whose amino-acid sequence MNGRTERTTPLSRSAMAYVLAGGRGSRLHELTDRRAKPAVQFGGKWRIIDFALSNALNSGIRHIGVATQYKAHSLIRHLQLGWAFFRRERNESFDILPASQRISEQNWYLGTADAVYQNIDIIESIGPEYIIILAGDHIYKMDYEVLLQQHVAQQADVTIACVEVPLADARGFGVMHVDESDRIIDFLEKPANPPPIPGREGVALASMGIYVFQRAFLFDVLRRDADDPHSKHDFGGDIIPALVREGRAFAHHFARSCVRSAQEPEPYWRDVGTIDAYWEANIDLTDFVPALDIYDRTWPIWTHTEGTPPAKFIHDEEGRRGQAVSSLVSGGCIVSGASLRRSLLFTGVRVNSFSQVSDAVILPGADIGRHARLANVVIDRGVRIPEGLVVGEDPEDDARRFRRTAQGVCLITQPMLDRLMTA is encoded by the coding sequence ATGAACGGACGCACCGAACGGACCACACCGCTGTCGCGCAGCGCCATGGCTTATGTGCTTGCCGGCGGCCGTGGCTCACGTCTTCACGAACTGACCGACCGGCGAGCCAAGCCGGCGGTGCAGTTCGGCGGCAAGTGGCGCATCATTGATTTCGCTCTCTCCAATGCCTTGAATTCCGGCATCCGCCATATCGGCGTCGCCACTCAATACAAGGCCCACAGCCTCATTCGTCATCTTCAGCTCGGCTGGGCGTTCTTCCGACGCGAGCGCAACGAGAGTTTCGATATCCTCCCCGCCAGCCAGCGGATTTCCGAACAGAACTGGTATCTCGGCACCGCCGACGCCGTCTACCAGAACATCGACATCATCGAAAGCATCGGGCCTGAATACATCATCATCCTCGCCGGCGACCACATCTACAAGATGGACTATGAGGTGTTGCTCCAGCAGCATGTTGCCCAGCAGGCAGATGTCACCATCGCCTGCGTGGAAGTCCCGCTTGCCGACGCCAGGGGCTTCGGCGTCATGCATGTTGACGAATCCGACCGCATCATCGACTTTCTCGAAAAGCCGGCGAACCCGCCGCCGATTCCGGGTCGCGAGGGAGTCGCGCTGGCGAGCATGGGTATCTATGTCTTCCAGCGGGCCTTCCTGTTCGACGTGCTGCGACGCGATGCCGATGATCCCCATTCGAAACATGACTTCGGCGGCGACATCATCCCGGCGCTGGTGCGCGAAGGCCGCGCCTTTGCACATCACTTTGCGCGTTCCTGCGTCCGTTCGGCGCAGGAGCCGGAGCCCTACTGGCGCGATGTCGGCACGATCGATGCTTATTGGGAGGCCAACATCGACCTGACCGATTTCGTGCCTGCGCTCGACATCTATGATCGCACCTGGCCGATCTGGACCCACACCGAAGGCACGCCGCCCGCGAAATTCATCCATGATGAGGAGGGCCGGCGCGGCCAGGCGGTATCGTCGCTTGTCTCCGGCGGCTGCATTGTCTCCGGGGCGTCGCTGCGCCGCTCGCTGCTATTCACCGGAGTACGCGTGAATTCCTTCTCGCAGGTCAGTGACGCGGTGATCCTGCCGGGTGCCGATATCGGCCGCCATGCTCGGCTTGCCAATGTGGTGATCGATCGCGGCGTGCGGATTCCGGAAGGGCTGGTCGTGGGAGAGGATCCCGAGGACGACGCGCGGCGGTTCCGCCGCACCGCGCAGGGGGTGTGTCTGATCACCCAGCCGATGCTCGACCGGCTGATGACCGCCTGA
- a CDS encoding COG4223 family protein — MTEHDPNQTPTAPSATGEPALAAAPEPQAADPATAQAATDVPRHRRTALGLVTVAILALAVGEVFLLRAQFDAAGQSARIAQLSTRIGALRNRVASLEQKLTTVAAEAKKPVPAEPAPALPADLAARIGKIESSIAALSTTTLADHAAVTRLRQQSGDLPALAAKAKTLALIAQASLNLQNGLPLGNIPGAPAALAAYATAKPPTLAGLKASFPTYAEAATHAAGDAAPQGGFWQRTKARVESLVTVRHGDKVLIGSLAEGILGKAQAALGRDDLKATLAVLAKLPPDAATAMKPWTEKASGLLAARTALAGMAEKA; from the coding sequence ATGACCGAGCACGACCCGAACCAGACCCCGACCGCTCCCTCCGCCACCGGCGAACCGGCGCTAGCCGCCGCGCCAGAGCCTCAGGCTGCCGACCCCGCGACCGCACAGGCCGCGACGGACGTGCCCCGGCACAGGCGCACGGCGCTCGGCCTCGTGACCGTCGCCATTCTCGCGCTTGCTGTCGGCGAGGTCTTTCTGCTTCGCGCCCAGTTCGACGCGGCGGGGCAGTCAGCCCGGATCGCGCAGCTGTCAACCCGGATCGGCGCGCTGCGAAATCGGGTGGCATCGCTGGAGCAGAAACTGACCACTGTTGCCGCGGAGGCGAAAAAGCCAGTGCCCGCCGAACCGGCGCCCGCCCTGCCCGCCGATCTCGCAGCGCGGATCGGCAAGATCGAGTCCAGCATCGCGGCGCTGTCGACCACCACCCTCGCCGATCACGCCGCGGTGACGCGGCTGCGGCAGCAGAGCGGCGACCTGCCCGCACTCGCGGCAAAGGCGAAGACCCTGGCTCTGATCGCGCAGGCGAGCCTGAATCTGCAGAACGGACTGCCGCTCGGCAATATTCCCGGCGCACCGGCTGCCCTCGCCGCCTACGCCACCGCAAAGCCACCGACGCTTGCCGGGCTGAAGGCAAGCTTCCCGACCTATGCGGAAGCCGCCACACACGCTGCCGGTGACGCCGCGCCGCAAGGCGGGTTCTGGCAGAGGACGAAAGCGCGGGTGGAAAGCCTCGTCACCGTGCGGCATGGCGACAAGGTCCTGATCGGCAGCCTGGCCGAGGGCATTCTCGGCAAGGCGCAGGCCGCGCTTGGACGGGATGATCTGAAGGCAACCCTCGCTGTCCTCGCGAAACTTCCGCCGGACGCAGCCACGGCAATGAAGCCTTGGACCGAAAAAGCCAGCGGGCTTCTTGCGGCGCGAACGGCGCTTGCCGGAATGGCGGAGAAGGCCTGA
- a CDS encoding heme biosynthesis HemY N-terminal domain-containing protein, with protein sequence MLRAFRFALVAITLLGIAWFLAGLQGHVTVEIGTYAATASTPVAILLLVLLIVVVVLVLGLLRGALSLPRRISVRRGRARRDAADSAALRALSALAAGDTEAAAGHARTARRHAPEAPLTLYVSAETARQAGDAAGAEALFSNLAKHGDAGFLGWRGLLTARPLPQDDPDRLARSAEQARQAAASYPNSAWLREQRVRIALGQGRFSEAARLATDPAARAALAIMASREVAGEPLAIDWARDAVRLAPGLPEAHLALFEARAKAGQAWRAKRALKRGWRIAPHPDLADAWLAALTSPLERATAAAKLAELNPGHPESEALLARTARAANLVGEAERHERHGGGKGVWVCATCDTEHEAWQPTCRKCGAIGSLGWLRRTNPESTPRLLPAPQPAA encoded by the coding sequence ATGCTGCGCGCCTTCCGCTTCGCCCTCGTCGCGATCACCCTGCTGGGCATCGCCTGGTTTCTTGCCGGCCTGCAAGGGCATGTGACTGTCGAGATCGGGACCTATGCCGCCACCGCATCGACGCCGGTGGCTATCCTGCTGCTGGTTCTGCTGATTGTTGTCGTTGTCCTGGTACTTGGCTTGCTGCGCGGGGCACTCAGCCTGCCCAGGCGGATATCGGTGAGGCGCGGCCGCGCGCGGCGTGATGCCGCCGATTCCGCCGCGCTGCGCGCGCTTTCGGCGCTCGCAGCGGGCGACACCGAAGCTGCCGCCGGCCATGCGCGAACCGCACGGCGGCATGCACCAGAGGCGCCGCTCACGCTTTATGTGAGCGCCGAAACGGCGCGACAGGCGGGCGACGCTGCGGGGGCCGAGGCGCTGTTCTCCAACCTGGCGAAACATGGCGATGCCGGATTCCTCGGTTGGCGCGGCCTGCTGACCGCACGCCCACTGCCCCAGGATGACCCAGACAGGCTGGCGCGCTCGGCAGAACAGGCCCGCCAGGCGGCGGCATCTTATCCTAATTCGGCGTGGTTGCGCGAGCAGCGGGTGCGGATCGCGCTGGGACAGGGACGGTTCAGCGAGGCGGCGCGGCTGGCGACCGATCCGGCGGCGCGCGCGGCACTGGCTATCATGGCCTCACGCGAGGTGGCTGGCGAACCGCTGGCGATCGACTGGGCGCGGGACGCCGTGCGCTTGGCACCGGGCCTGCCGGAAGCGCATCTCGCACTTTTCGAGGCGCGTGCGAAGGCTGGCCAGGCCTGGCGGGCAAAGCGGGCGCTGAAGCGGGGCTGGCGGATCGCGCCGCATCCCGACCTTGCCGATGCCTGGCTGGCGGCGCTGACATCGCCGCTGGAACGGGCGACGGCAGCGGCCAAACTCGCCGAACTCAACCCCGGGCATCCGGAGAGCGAGGCGTTACTGGCGCGCACGGCCCGCGCTGCGAACCTGGTCGGCGAGGCCGAACGGCACGAACGGCACGGCGGCGGCAAAGGCGTATGGGTCTGCGCGACCTGCGACACCGAACACGAGGCGTGGCAGCCGACCTGCCGCAAATGTGGGGCAATCGGTTCGCTCGGCTGGTTGCGCCGGACGAATCCCGAGTCTACGCCCCGCCTGTTGCCGGCACCGCAACCGGCGGCCTGA
- the hemC gene encoding hydroxymethylbilane synthase yields MHQESSSGSKVAPHSGRRLPLRVGTRGSPLALRQTDMFLAALREICPALGFAPDAFAPEIISTTGDRVTDRPLAEIGGKGLFAKEIHEALLDGRIDFAVHSLKDLETALPDGIILACTMKREDARDALILADGLGPVNDGDIWSSLPKGARVGTSSVRRQAQLLHARPDLQIGLLRGNVRTRLDAARIGTFDATLLALAGLRRLGFEEEVAAAIDPEAMVPAACQGIVGITVRAADSRLAELLAAIENHEAKAVSKAERALLAALDGSCRTPIGGHARLLPDGNLHLTGLTARPDGSFLLKRSEVANAADAARLGAELGASLRRDSPADIFLD; encoded by the coding sequence ATGCACCAGGAAAGCTCGTCGGGCAGCAAAGTCGCCCCCCATTCCGGCCGCCGGCTGCCGCTACGAGTCGGCACCCGCGGGTCGCCGCTAGCCCTCCGGCAGACCGACATGTTCCTCGCGGCGCTGCGCGAGATCTGCCCGGCCCTCGGTTTCGCGCCGGATGCCTTCGCGCCCGAGATCATCAGCACGACCGGTGACCGGGTGACCGACCGCCCCCTCGCCGAAATCGGCGGCAAGGGGCTGTTCGCCAAGGAAATCCATGAGGCGCTGCTCGACGGGCGGATCGACTTCGCAGTGCACAGCCTCAAGGATCTCGAGACCGCATTGCCGGACGGCATCATCCTCGCCTGCACGATGAAGCGCGAGGACGCCCGCGACGCGCTGATCCTTGCCGACGGGCTCGGGCCGGTGAACGACGGCGATATCTGGTCGAGCCTGCCGAAGGGCGCGCGGGTCGGCACCTCGTCGGTGCGGCGGCAGGCGCAACTGCTGCATGCCCGGCCCGACCTACAGATCGGCCTGCTGCGCGGCAATGTCCGCACCAGGCTGGATGCGGCACGCATTGGCACGTTCGATGCAACCTTGCTCGCTCTCGCCGGGCTGCGGCGGCTTGGATTCGAAGAGGAGGTGGCCGCAGCCATCGACCCGGAAGCGATGGTGCCAGCCGCCTGCCAGGGGATTGTCGGGATTACCGTGCGGGCGGCAGACAGCCGGCTCGCCGAACTGCTCGCGGCGATCGAGAATCACGAGGCGAAGGCAGTCTCCAAGGCAGAGCGGGCATTGCTCGCTGCGCTTGACGGTTCCTGCCGCACGCCGATCGGCGGACATGCACGGCTGCTGCCGGATGGCAATCTGCACCTGACAGGGCTCACAGCGCGTCCGGATGGCAGTTTCCTGCTGAAGCGCAGCGAGGTGGCGAACGCCGCCGATGCAGCGCGACTGGGGGCGGAACTCGGTGCCTCGCTGCGGCGCGACAGCCCGGCCGACATCTTTCTTGACTGA
- the tsaD gene encoding tRNA (adenosine(37)-N6)-threonylcarbamoyltransferase complex transferase subunit TsaD: MERKAASGDALGHDSLILGIESSCDETACAVLDGAGRIRAEFVASQIADHAPFGGVVPEIAARAHLALLPDMIHRALAATGTTPSGLVAIAATAGPGLIGGLIVGANTARGMALAADVPFIAINHLEAHALTARLPDTGGNPPNFPYLLLLVSGGHTALIAVEGVGRYRRLGTTLDDAAGEAFDKVAKLLGLPYPGGPALERLAAEGQGGRFDLPRPMLGRPGCDFSFSGLKTAVAQLVARQPEGGLPRDFAADLAFAFQSAVVAALADRLRHALAMLPGATAVVVAGGVAANKAVRAALADIAAGAGLPLAAPPLRLCTDNAVMVAWAAIERLRAGDAADPLGVRCRPRWPLEHVRNMQIAG, from the coding sequence ATGGAAAGAAAAGCCGCAAGCGGCGACGCGTTGGGCCACGACTCGCTGATCCTCGGTATCGAGAGTTCGTGCGACGAAACAGCCTGCGCCGTGCTCGACGGCGCGGGGCGGATCCGTGCCGAGTTCGTCGCCAGCCAGATCGCCGACCACGCGCCCTTCGGCGGCGTGGTGCCGGAAATTGCCGCGCGCGCCCATCTCGCATTGCTGCCGGACATGATCCACCGCGCGCTGGCGGCCACCGGCACCACGCCGTCCGGCCTTGTCGCGATTGCCGCCACGGCCGGCCCAGGCCTTATCGGCGGCCTTATCGTCGGCGCCAATACGGCCAGAGGGATGGCGCTGGCAGCCGACGTGCCGTTCATCGCGATCAACCATCTCGAAGCCCATGCGCTCACCGCGCGTCTGCCGGACACCGGCGGCAACCCGCCGAACTTCCCCTATCTGTTGCTGCTTGTCTCCGGCGGGCACACGGCGCTCATCGCGGTGGAGGGGGTCGGACGCTATCGCCGGCTTGGCACCACGCTGGACGATGCGGCCGGCGAGGCCTTCGACAAGGTCGCGAAACTGCTTGGCCTGCCCTATCCCGGCGGCCCGGCGCTGGAGCGTCTTGCCGCCGAAGGGCAGGGCGGCCGATTCGACCTGCCGCGGCCGATGCTTGGCCGGCCCGGCTGCGACTTTTCCTTCTCCGGCCTGAAGACCGCCGTTGCTCAACTTGTCGCCCGGCAGCCGGAAGGCGGTCTGCCGCGCGATTTCGCAGCCGATCTCGCCTTCGCCTTCCAGAGCGCGGTGGTCGCGGCCCTGGCCGATCGGCTGCGCCATGCCCTGGCGATGCTGCCCGGCGCGACAGCGGTGGTCGTCGCCGGCGGGGTCGCCGCCAACAAGGCGGTGCGCGCCGCGCTGGCCGATATTGCCGCCGGCGCAGGCCTTCCCCTCGCCGCACCGCCGCTCCGCCTCTGCACCGACAATGCGGTCATGGTCGCCTGGGCGGCGATCGAGCGCCTGCGCGCTGGCGACGCCGCCGATCCGCTCGGCGTGCGCTGCCGGCCGCGCTGGCCGCTGGAGCATGTGCGGAACATGCAGATTGCAGGCTGA